The Actinocatenispora sera genome has a window encoding:
- a CDS encoding response regulator transcription factor has protein sequence MRVLVIEDERALADAVARGLRREGMAVDTAYDGTNGHEMALTTRYDVVVLDRDLPGVHGDEICIDLVRAGLLTRVLMLTASGSVAERVEGLELGADDYLAKPFAFDELVARVRALGRRATPAAPPVLRVADVELDPAKRGVQRDGRTLDLTRKEFGVLEELIKARGGVVSSEELLERVWDANADPFTTTVRVTVMTLRRKLGDPPLIETVVGAGYRITAA, from the coding sequence GTGCGGGTCCTGGTGATCGAGGACGAGCGTGCGCTGGCGGACGCCGTCGCCCGCGGGCTGCGCCGCGAGGGCATGGCGGTGGACACCGCGTACGACGGCACCAACGGCCACGAGATGGCCCTCACCACGCGCTACGACGTGGTGGTGCTGGACCGCGACCTGCCCGGGGTGCACGGCGACGAGATCTGCATCGACCTGGTGCGGGCCGGGCTGCTCACCCGGGTACTGATGCTCACCGCGTCCGGCAGCGTCGCGGAGCGGGTGGAGGGTCTCGAACTCGGCGCCGACGACTACCTGGCCAAGCCGTTCGCCTTCGACGAGCTGGTGGCCCGGGTGCGGGCGCTGGGCCGGCGGGCGACCCCGGCCGCGCCGCCGGTGCTGCGGGTCGCCGACGTCGAACTCGACCCGGCCAAGCGCGGCGTGCAGCGCGACGGCCGGACGCTGGATCTCACCCGCAAGGAGTTCGGCGTACTGGAGGAGCTGATCAAGGCGCGCGGCGGCGTGGTGTCCAGCGAGGAGCTGCTGGAGCGGGTCTGGGACGCCAACGCGGATCCGTTCACCACCACCGTGCGGGTCACCGTGATGACACTGCGCCGCAAGCTCGGCGACCCGCCGCTGATCGAGACCGTGGTGGGTGCCGGCTACCGCATCACCGCGGCATGA